The stretch of DNA AAGGGCTCCGCCACCCCTCACACCGTCAAGGTGGCCTCCCTGACCCAGGCTCAGGTCCGTGAGATCGCCGAGTCCAAGATGCCCGACCTCAACGCCAACGACGTCGATGCCGCCGCGAAGATCATCGCCGGCACCGCCCGCTCCATGGGCATCACCATCGAGGCCTGAGGCACCCGCCGGTCTGCCGGCCCTCTCAATTCAATCCCCATACGAAACCGTGGAAGGGCCTCGCGCGGCCCGAACACCACGACTGCAAGGAGAAGCAGATGACTAAGCGCTCCAAGGCCTACCGCGCCGCGGCTGAGAAGATCCAGTCCGGAGTCCTCTACACCCCGGCCGAGGCCATCCACCTGGCCAAGTCCACCTCCGTCACGAAGTTCGACGCCACCGTAGACGTCGTCTTCCGCCTGGGCGTCGACCCTCGCAAGGCGGACCAGATGGTCCGTGGCACCGTGTCCCTGCCGCACGGTACCGGTAAGACCGCCCGCGTCGTCGTCTTCGCCCAGGGTGAGCGGGCCGAGCAGGCCCTCGCCGCCGGCGCGGACGAGGTCGGCGGCGACGAGCTCATCGAGAAGGTCGCCGGCGGCTACACGGACTTCGACGCCGCCGTGGCCACCCCCGACCTCATGGGCAAGGTCGGCCGCCTGGGTCGCGTCCTGGGCCCCCGTGGCCTCATGCCCAACCCTCGCACCGGCACCGTGACGATGGACGTGGCCAAGGCCGTCTCC from Actinomyces sp. Marseille-P3109 encodes:
- the rplA gene encoding 50S ribosomal protein L1, which produces MTKRSKAYRAAAEKIQSGVLYTPAEAIHLAKSTSVTKFDATVDVVFRLGVDPRKADQMVRGTVSLPHGTGKTARVVVFAQGERAEQALAAGADEVGGDELIEKVAGGYTDFDAAVATPDLMGKVGRLGRVLGPRGLMPNPRTGTVTMDVAKAVSDIKGGRIEFRVDRASNLHFIIGKVSFSEEQLEANFQAALEEILRLKPSASKGRYILKATITTTMGPGIPLDVTKA